The following nucleotide sequence is from Drosophila simulans strain w501 chromosome 3L, Prin_Dsim_3.1, whole genome shotgun sequence.
TACTATTGCCTAAATGGACGTGGAGTCACCTTGGACTGCACACCCGGCCTGGTGTTCGATGCCAAGCGCGAGGAGTGCCGGGAACCACACCTCGTGGGCTTCTAGTTACTCGAAATAAAGATCCAATACGATTTCAACCAAACGAATGCCTTTATTATACAACAGATTACGATAAGAAAATTAATCAATCAAAGCATGACAGATTATTTATAAGGTATCTTATAAATCTTCTAAAAATGTAAGAAATCTACAAACTGATTGAATGACCTCTTTGCAAGGATCCTTAACGTTTAAAAGCTATTTGGATATGTATTCATACTATTGCGACATAAAACTTTAGTTGAAGTGGAACAGGTAATAAAAGTTCAACCGAATTAgctaagtaaataaattgactgtttattaatcatttaataACTGAAACATCTATAGTACTTTCGTCACATAAAGATTTTTTTATTCAGATCAGCCATGTTACAGGCCCACATTCTGGGGTTCACGGCACTCCTGAACCTTGGGATCGTACCAAAGACCCGACGAACAATCCAGAATCAGACCATGTCCATCCACGCAATAGTAATAGGCATCCCGTCGAGACTCATGGACATAGAAATGGACCCCGGATGGTGGGCAGATTCCTTCAGTAGCACCAGGTGAAAGTCGTGATAGCTGCTGCACTTTTCTGTTCATAGCTGGAATCTAAAAAGTTAAAGGGTTATCCCACTATTTCCCTTAAGAGTGTACTTGTTGTTCTTAGCCCACCTGGCAGTCCGACTTGGATGGAATATCGCAGCAATCGCACTTGGTACTAAAGTGGAGGCCAACAGTGCAGGTTTGCTCCCTGGGAATTCCGTTGCCGCAGATGAAGTACTTCTGGCAGGAAACCTTGCTGGGAACATAGCGCAGATGATACGCATTGGAGTAGATGGAACACTCGGACTCCACGCAATCGACATTTTGGGGAAAATCACAGCGATCTGTGGCAGAGTTGTATTGAAGGCCATCCTGGCATTGCCGTAGAACAGGTTTTCCGTAGTAGCACAGCACGTACCTCGTGCAGGTTCTCTGGTAACTGAAGGTGCTGAAATTGAAGGCCTCGCAGGTGGGCAGACAATCAGCTTCACCAGGATGTACACAGCTCTGGGTATTTGCATTGAACTCGTAAGGCCATTCGCATTGCAGCTCTATGGCTCGACcagctaaaaaataaacatataatgGAGATTCCAAAATATGACGATCTTAAGCTCAAAACTCACAGCGACAAAGGTAGTACCTATTACAGTCCCCCACAAATGGTAGAAACACATTATCTGCCACATTGCCGCAGATACTCAAGTTGCCGGTAATTAGACCATATTCCAGACCGGAAGTAGTTAAGTCCGTTTCTAGGGTGCTATCTGTTGTTCCAGAAACCTCCAAGTCTTTGGGTCTTGCTCCAAAAACTCCGCAAAATATGCAGATAAAGTACCATATTACTACtgcaaaacagaaaaattataatagttttGTATTCCAACTTCTGTACCGCACACCTCCACTCATTGTCAGCTTTTTATTCAACTGAATCTCTACTCTTGTGAGTATGTACCTTTATAAGGTTCAAGCCTCAGATTATCTTATCACTATATCGATGTACACAATGCAAACAACTGGCAAATGAATTGGTGGGAAAGGCGATGACTCTTGGAGGTCTAAATTTGGATCACCGTTTTCAGAGCAGGTTCACGTAAATCATCATACAATTCATAGACATTTACATTAACACAGTGGCTTATATTTATAaccatatttttataaatagattaaaatttttttttaaaatgcttCTGTTgcaattacaataaaaaaaaatgtttcaaacatatttttaatttatttcttacCTTCCCtttctaaatattaaaaaagtttcctTTGTAGACTTTCATATAAATGTGGAAAAGCTTGTCGGCTGTTTCTAAAAACTCTACACACACCCGAAAAcgattcaaaatattttcgttttcggcACATCGTTTCAGTTGAAATTTGGGCATCTCTTTGTGCACAGCTCATCGCTCGGAGGATTCGAATATTATTAAAAGGTAGCATTTTCAAgcataatatattttgtgtatgGCGGTGTACATTTTCATAAGTGCACTTGTTAGTTTTGCCTTCAAAAATGCCAAGATGACTGACACTATTCTaactgaaaaataatttaacaaagagccatttatttatagacaGTGCCTTGCGATGGGCCTTTGTTTGTATTGAGAAAATAATCAACGTGCACGATATACATAACACCAAGTATTCCCTCTTCTCCTCAGGAACCCAGAAAATGGTCAACGAACTGAATAGGCCTCAAAATGGGGACAATGCCGCCTTGAGCGAGGTAAGCTGGAGTCTTCGGAAAA
It contains:
- the LOC6737961 gene encoding peritrophin-44; translation: MSGVVIWYFICIFCGVFGARPKDLEVSGTTDSTLETDLTTSGLEYGLITGNLSICGNVADNVFLPFVGDCNRYYLCRSGRAIELQCEWPYEFNANTQSCVHPGEADCLPTCEAFNFSTFSYQRTCTRYVLCYYGKPVLRQCQDGLQYNSATDRCDFPQNVDCVESECSIYSNAYHLRYVPSKVSCQKYFICGNGIPREQTCTVGLHFSTKCDCCDIPSKSDCQIPAMNRKVQQLSRLSPGATEGICPPSGVHFYVHESRRDAYYYCVDGHGLILDCSSGLWYDPKVQECREPQNVGL